In Nicotiana tabacum cultivar K326 chromosome 19, ASM71507v2, whole genome shotgun sequence, one DNA window encodes the following:
- the LOC107786766 gene encoding putative manganese-transporting ATPase PDR2 isoform X2: MLFMFESTMAKSRLKTLSELRRVRVDTQTLMVYRCGKWVKLSGTELLPGDVVSIGRSVGQNGEDKSVPADMLLLAGTAIVNEAILTGESTPQWKVSIMARGTGETLSARRDKAHVLFGGTKILQHTADKTYPMKTPDGGCLAVVLRTGFETSQGKLMRTILFSTERVTANSWESGLFILFLVVFALIAAGYVLKKGLEDPTRSKYKLFLSCSLIITSVIPPELPMELSIAVNTSLIALARRGIFCTEPFRIPFAGKVDICCFDKTGTLTSDDMEFSGVGGLTDSEDLEKEMTKVPTRTQEILASCHSLVFVDNKLVGDPLEKAALKGIDWGYKSDEKAMPKKGGGDAVQIVQRHHFASHLKRMAVVVRVQEQFFAFVKGAPETIQERLIDVPPSYVPTYKKYTRQGSRVLALAFKSLPDMTVSEARSLERDMVESGLTFAGFAVFNCPIRGDSATVLTELKQSSHDLVMITGDQALTACHVAQQVHIISKPALILGRTKNKQGYDWVSPDETEIVSYSENEVEALSEAYDLCIGGECIEMLQQTSAVPKVVPYVKVFARVAPEQKELILTTFKSVGRMTLMCGDGTNDVGALKQAHVGVALLNAIPPPKKEKSSDGSSKNDTTKPAKAKKLKPATENGEGTSKSRATSSQATNRHLTPAEMQKQKLKKLMDELNEGGGDGQAPIVKLGDASMASPFTAKHASVCPTTDIIRQGRSTLVTTLQMFKILGLNCLATAYVLSVMYLDGVKLGDVQATISGVFTAAFFLFISHARPLPTLSAERPHPNIFCAYVLLSLLGQFAIHLLFLISSVNEASKYMPDECIEPDSNFHPNLVNTVSYMVGLMLQVATFAVNYMGHPFNQSIPENKPFLYALLAAVGFFTAITSDLFRDLNDWLKLVPMPRGLRDKLLLWAFLTFLVCYAWEKSLRWAFPGKMPAWKQRQRRLAANLEKKRN, encoded by the exons ATGCTGTTTATGTTTGAGTCAACAATGGCTAAGAGCCGGTTGAAGACCCTGTCTGAATTAAGACGCGTAAGAGTTGACACCCAGACCTTGATGGTGTATCGCTGTGGAAA GTGGGTGAAACTCTCTGGCACTGAATTGTTACCTGGAGATGTTGTGTCTATCGGGCGTTCTGTTGGTCAAAATGGAGAAGACAAGTCCGTACCTGCTGACATGCTTTTGCTAGCTGGAACTGCTATTGTGAATGAAGCTATTTTGACAGGCGAATCTACTCCACAGTGGAAG GTTTCAATCATGGCTAGAGGAACAGGGGAGACATTGTCTGCTAGGCGAGATAAAGCCCACGTACTTTTCGGTGGAACCAAAATTTTGCAGCATACGGCCGATAAG ACCTATCCAATGAAGACCCCTGATGGTGGATGCTTGGCTGTTGTTCTACGAACTGGGTTTGAAACAAGTCAAGGCAAACTTATGCGGACTATTTTATTTTCAACGGAGAGG GTTACTGCTAACAGCTGGGAAAGTGggctttttattcttttcttagTCGTATTTGCATTAATAGCAGCCGGCTATGTTCTTAAAAAG GGGCTCGAGGACCCAACAAGAAGTAAATACAAACTGTTTCTGAGTTGTTCATTGATAATTACTTCTGTTATCCCTCCCGAGCTGCCAATGGAGTTATCAATAGCTGTTAATACATCTTTAATTGCTCTAGCACGACGAGGGATATTCTGTACAGAACCTTTTCGGATTCCATTTGCTGGGAAG GTTGATATTTGTTGTTTCGATAAGACTGGAACCTTAACATCCGATGACATG GAGTTCTCAGGGGTTGGTGGATTGACTGACAGTGAGGACTTAGAAAAAGAAATGACTAAAGTTCCAACTCGTACGCAGGAAATTCTTGCTTCTTGCCATTCTTTGGTTTTTGTGGACAATAAGCTG GTGGGTGATCCTCTTGAGAAGGCCGCCCTTAAAGGGATTGATTGGGGATATAAATCAGATGAAAAAGCCATGCCAAAAAA GGGTGGAGGTGATGCTGTTCAGATTGTGCAGCGACATCATTTTGCATCTCACTTGAAAAGAATGGCTGTAGTTGTTCGTGTTCAGGAGCAATTTTTTGCTTTTGTCAAG GGTGCACCAGAGACAATTCAGGAAAGACTCATTGATGTCCCACCATCCTACGTGCCAACCTACAAGAAATACACCCGTCAAGGATCACGTGTATTGGCTCTGGCTTTCAAGTCTCTGCCAGACATGACA GTTAGTGAAGCCAGAAGCCTGGAGAGAGATATGGTGGAAAGTGGGCTTACTTTTGCTGGTTTTGCG GTGTTCAATTGCCCCATCAGAGGAGACTCGGCCACTGTCTTGACTGAATTAAAACAATCATCTCATGACTTG GTCATGATTACTGGTGATCAAGCTTTGACAGCTTGCCACGTGGCTCAACAAGTACACATTATCTCAAAACCAGCACTGATTCTGGGACGTACAAAAAACAAACAAGGATATGACTGGGTTTCTCCTGATGAGACAGAGATAGTCAGCTACAG TGAGAATGAAGTTGAAGCTTTATCAGAAGCTTACGATCTCTGTATTGGAGGCGAGTGCATTGAGATGTTGCAGCAGACATCTGCTGTCCCCAAAGTTGTTCCTTATGTGAAG GTATTTGCAAGAGTTGCCCCTGAGCAAAAAGAACTTATATTAACCACCTTTAAGTCAGTGGGAAGGATGACGTTGATGTGTGGTGATGGGACTAATGATGTTGGAGCTCTAAAGCAG GCACATGTGGGAGTAGCTCTTCTTAATGCAATACCTCCCCCTAAGAAAGAAAAATCATCTGATGGATCGTCTAAGAATGATACTACAAAACCTGCCAAGGCGAAGAAACTTAAACCTGCTACAGAAAATGGAGAAGGCACTTCAAAAAGTAGAGCTACCAGCAGCCAAGCCACTAATCGCCATCTTACACCTGCAGAGATGCAGAAGCAGAAGCTCAAGAAACTTATGGATGAGCTTAATGAGGGAGGAGGTGATGGTCAGGCACCAATTGTGAAACTTGGGGATGCCTCGATGGCATCGCCATTCACTGCAAAGCATGCTTCAGTGTGCCCTACCACTGACATCATCCGTCAAGGTCGTAGTACCCTAGTAACCACTCTGCAGATGtttaagattcttggacttaactGCCTTGCTACTGCCTATGTCCTGAGTGTAATGTACTTAGATGGTGTCAAGTTAGGTGATGTTCAGGCTACAATCAGTGGGGTCTTCACAGCAGCCTTCTTTCTATTTATCTCACATGCTCGGCCCCTTCCAACCCTCTCAGCCGAACGACCTCATCCCAATATTTTCTGCGCCTATGTCTTGCTCTCCCTCCTGGGACAATTTGCTATCCATCtgcttttcttaatttcttctgTTAACGAGGCTAGCAAGTACATGCCTGATGAGTGCATTGAGCCAGACTCCAATTTTCATCCAAACCTTGTCAATACAGTTTCATACATGGTGGGGTTGATGCTACAGGTAGCAACCTTTGCTGTGAACTACATGGGCCACCCCTTCAACCAAAGCATACCCGAAAACAAGCCATTCTTATACGCCCTTTTGGCTGCTGTGGGCTTCTTCACAGCTATCACCTCTGATTTGTTTAGGGACTTAAATGACTGGTTGAAGTTAGTTCCTATGCCAAGAGGTTTGAGAGATAAGCTGCTGCTTTGGGCATTCCTGACATTTTTGGTCTGCTATGCCTGGGAGAAGTCATTGAGGTGGGCTTTCCCTGGTAAGATGCCTGCCTGGAAGCAAAGGCAACGTCGTCTTGCAGCAAATTTAGAAAAGAAGCGCAATTAG
- the LOC107786766 gene encoding putative manganese-transporting ATPase PDR2 isoform X1 — protein MTRFQVGGKVVESVDLLKKRHWSWRFDVWPFFILYGVWLLTIVPSLDIADGFIVLGALVAFHVLVFLFTVWSVDFKRFVHYSKVDDIHQADSCKVTPAKFSGSKEVVPLHFRKLAGSSSSEDLEEIYFDFRKQRYIYSKEKGTFSKLSYPSKETFGYYLKNTGHGTEAKIVAATEKWGRNVFEYPQPTFQKLMKEQVMEPFFVFQVFCVGLWCLDEYWYYSLFTLFMLFMFESTMAKSRLKTLSELRRVRVDTQTLMVYRCGKWVKLSGTELLPGDVVSIGRSVGQNGEDKSVPADMLLLAGTAIVNEAILTGESTPQWKVSIMARGTGETLSARRDKAHVLFGGTKILQHTADKTYPMKTPDGGCLAVVLRTGFETSQGKLMRTILFSTERVTANSWESGLFILFLVVFALIAAGYVLKKGLEDPTRSKYKLFLSCSLIITSVIPPELPMELSIAVNTSLIALARRGIFCTEPFRIPFAGKVDICCFDKTGTLTSDDMEFSGVGGLTDSEDLEKEMTKVPTRTQEILASCHSLVFVDNKLVGDPLEKAALKGIDWGYKSDEKAMPKKGGGDAVQIVQRHHFASHLKRMAVVVRVQEQFFAFVKGAPETIQERLIDVPPSYVPTYKKYTRQGSRVLALAFKSLPDMTVSEARSLERDMVESGLTFAGFAVFNCPIRGDSATVLTELKQSSHDLVMITGDQALTACHVAQQVHIISKPALILGRTKNKQGYDWVSPDETEIVSYSENEVEALSEAYDLCIGGECIEMLQQTSAVPKVVPYVKVFARVAPEQKELILTTFKSVGRMTLMCGDGTNDVGALKQAHVGVALLNAIPPPKKEKSSDGSSKNDTTKPAKAKKLKPATENGEGTSKSRATSSQATNRHLTPAEMQKQKLKKLMDELNEGGGDGQAPIVKLGDASMASPFTAKHASVCPTTDIIRQGRSTLVTTLQMFKILGLNCLATAYVLSVMYLDGVKLGDVQATISGVFTAAFFLFISHARPLPTLSAERPHPNIFCAYVLLSLLGQFAIHLLFLISSVNEASKYMPDECIEPDSNFHPNLVNTVSYMVGLMLQVATFAVNYMGHPFNQSIPENKPFLYALLAAVGFFTAITSDLFRDLNDWLKLVPMPRGLRDKLLLWAFLTFLVCYAWEKSLRWAFPGKMPAWKQRQRRLAANLEKKRN, from the exons ATGACGCGATTCCAAGTGGGCGGGAAAGTGGTGGAGAGTGTGGATTTGCTGAAGAAGAGACACTGGTCTTGGCGTTTCGATGTTTGGCCCTTCTTTATTCTCTACGGCGTTTGGCTCCTAACTATAGTACCTAGTTTAGACATTGCCGATGGCTTCATAGTTCTTGGTGCCCTTGTTGCCTTTCATGTTCTCGTCTTCCTCTTCACTGTTTGGTCCGTTGATTTCAAGCGCTTTGTTCACTATTCCAAG GTGGATGACATACATCAAGCAGATTCTTGTAAAGTCACTCCAGCTAAGTTCTCTGGAAGTAAAGAAGTCGTGCCTCTTCACTTTCGAAAG TTGGCTGGTTCCTCGTCCTCTGAGGATCTGGAGGagatttattttgattttaggaAGCAACGGTACATCTATTCAAAGGAGAAAGGAACTTTCAGCAAACTTTCGTATCCTTCAAAAGAGACATTTGGATACTACCTTAAGAATACTGGCCATGGAACTGAAGCTAAAATTGTTGCTGCAACTGAGAAGTGGGGCCGGAACGT GTTCGAATATCCTCAGCCAACATTTCAGAAATTAATGAAAGAGCAGGTCATGGAGCCTTTCTTTGTATTCCAG GTCTTTTGTGTGGGTTTATGGTGCTTAGATGAATACTGGTATTACAGTTTGTTCACTCTCTTTATGCTGTTTATGTTTGAGTCAACAATGGCTAAGAGCCGGTTGAAGACCCTGTCTGAATTAAGACGCGTAAGAGTTGACACCCAGACCTTGATGGTGTATCGCTGTGGAAA GTGGGTGAAACTCTCTGGCACTGAATTGTTACCTGGAGATGTTGTGTCTATCGGGCGTTCTGTTGGTCAAAATGGAGAAGACAAGTCCGTACCTGCTGACATGCTTTTGCTAGCTGGAACTGCTATTGTGAATGAAGCTATTTTGACAGGCGAATCTACTCCACAGTGGAAG GTTTCAATCATGGCTAGAGGAACAGGGGAGACATTGTCTGCTAGGCGAGATAAAGCCCACGTACTTTTCGGTGGAACCAAAATTTTGCAGCATACGGCCGATAAG ACCTATCCAATGAAGACCCCTGATGGTGGATGCTTGGCTGTTGTTCTACGAACTGGGTTTGAAACAAGTCAAGGCAAACTTATGCGGACTATTTTATTTTCAACGGAGAGG GTTACTGCTAACAGCTGGGAAAGTGggctttttattcttttcttagTCGTATTTGCATTAATAGCAGCCGGCTATGTTCTTAAAAAG GGGCTCGAGGACCCAACAAGAAGTAAATACAAACTGTTTCTGAGTTGTTCATTGATAATTACTTCTGTTATCCCTCCCGAGCTGCCAATGGAGTTATCAATAGCTGTTAATACATCTTTAATTGCTCTAGCACGACGAGGGATATTCTGTACAGAACCTTTTCGGATTCCATTTGCTGGGAAG GTTGATATTTGTTGTTTCGATAAGACTGGAACCTTAACATCCGATGACATG GAGTTCTCAGGGGTTGGTGGATTGACTGACAGTGAGGACTTAGAAAAAGAAATGACTAAAGTTCCAACTCGTACGCAGGAAATTCTTGCTTCTTGCCATTCTTTGGTTTTTGTGGACAATAAGCTG GTGGGTGATCCTCTTGAGAAGGCCGCCCTTAAAGGGATTGATTGGGGATATAAATCAGATGAAAAAGCCATGCCAAAAAA GGGTGGAGGTGATGCTGTTCAGATTGTGCAGCGACATCATTTTGCATCTCACTTGAAAAGAATGGCTGTAGTTGTTCGTGTTCAGGAGCAATTTTTTGCTTTTGTCAAG GGTGCACCAGAGACAATTCAGGAAAGACTCATTGATGTCCCACCATCCTACGTGCCAACCTACAAGAAATACACCCGTCAAGGATCACGTGTATTGGCTCTGGCTTTCAAGTCTCTGCCAGACATGACA GTTAGTGAAGCCAGAAGCCTGGAGAGAGATATGGTGGAAAGTGGGCTTACTTTTGCTGGTTTTGCG GTGTTCAATTGCCCCATCAGAGGAGACTCGGCCACTGTCTTGACTGAATTAAAACAATCATCTCATGACTTG GTCATGATTACTGGTGATCAAGCTTTGACAGCTTGCCACGTGGCTCAACAAGTACACATTATCTCAAAACCAGCACTGATTCTGGGACGTACAAAAAACAAACAAGGATATGACTGGGTTTCTCCTGATGAGACAGAGATAGTCAGCTACAG TGAGAATGAAGTTGAAGCTTTATCAGAAGCTTACGATCTCTGTATTGGAGGCGAGTGCATTGAGATGTTGCAGCAGACATCTGCTGTCCCCAAAGTTGTTCCTTATGTGAAG GTATTTGCAAGAGTTGCCCCTGAGCAAAAAGAACTTATATTAACCACCTTTAAGTCAGTGGGAAGGATGACGTTGATGTGTGGTGATGGGACTAATGATGTTGGAGCTCTAAAGCAG GCACATGTGGGAGTAGCTCTTCTTAATGCAATACCTCCCCCTAAGAAAGAAAAATCATCTGATGGATCGTCTAAGAATGATACTACAAAACCTGCCAAGGCGAAGAAACTTAAACCTGCTACAGAAAATGGAGAAGGCACTTCAAAAAGTAGAGCTACCAGCAGCCAAGCCACTAATCGCCATCTTACACCTGCAGAGATGCAGAAGCAGAAGCTCAAGAAACTTATGGATGAGCTTAATGAGGGAGGAGGTGATGGTCAGGCACCAATTGTGAAACTTGGGGATGCCTCGATGGCATCGCCATTCACTGCAAAGCATGCTTCAGTGTGCCCTACCACTGACATCATCCGTCAAGGTCGTAGTACCCTAGTAACCACTCTGCAGATGtttaagattcttggacttaactGCCTTGCTACTGCCTATGTCCTGAGTGTAATGTACTTAGATGGTGTCAAGTTAGGTGATGTTCAGGCTACAATCAGTGGGGTCTTCACAGCAGCCTTCTTTCTATTTATCTCACATGCTCGGCCCCTTCCAACCCTCTCAGCCGAACGACCTCATCCCAATATTTTCTGCGCCTATGTCTTGCTCTCCCTCCTGGGACAATTTGCTATCCATCtgcttttcttaatttcttctgTTAACGAGGCTAGCAAGTACATGCCTGATGAGTGCATTGAGCCAGACTCCAATTTTCATCCAAACCTTGTCAATACAGTTTCATACATGGTGGGGTTGATGCTACAGGTAGCAACCTTTGCTGTGAACTACATGGGCCACCCCTTCAACCAAAGCATACCCGAAAACAAGCCATTCTTATACGCCCTTTTGGCTGCTGTGGGCTTCTTCACAGCTATCACCTCTGATTTGTTTAGGGACTTAAATGACTGGTTGAAGTTAGTTCCTATGCCAAGAGGTTTGAGAGATAAGCTGCTGCTTTGGGCATTCCTGACATTTTTGGTCTGCTATGCCTGGGAGAAGTCATTGAGGTGGGCTTTCCCTGGTAAGATGCCTGCCTGGAAGCAAAGGCAACGTCGTCTTGCAGCAAATTTAGAAAAGAAGCGCAATTAG